GATCATGCcattttatcatatttgtttgaattttctGTACCATTTTTCTGCTTGGAGTACATCTcatgaagtttttatttttcaatcaaattgaaatttgcTAGTGTAGTCCCTTTAAATTTAGTATGACcagagtgtttttatttttttctcaagtgtcatttgattaatttgaatttcttgTACAGCAATCAGAATTGTGTTCCAATAGGCAATTGTTTCCAGCGAACGGGAGATTGAATCTTGACTTTGTCAAACAGGCTGCGTTGATTTCTGGCTTTTGTCAGTGAATAGtatttcttcatcatcttcaaagATGCCATCCGCAAGTCTCAATTCATCTGATCATGACACTGAACCATTTGTTGAGGTTGATCCCACTGGTCGATATGGCCGGTACAGTGACCTGCTGGGTCATGGTGCAGTGAAGAAGGTTTATCGGGCATTTGATCAGGAGGAAGGCATTGAGGTTGCTTGGAATCAGGTCCAGTTGAGGAATTTCAGTGAAGATAAGTCAATGGTTGACCGACTTCACTCAGAGGTTAAGCTGCTGAGCACATTGAAGAATGAGAGCATAATTGTGTTGTACAGTGTTTGGAAGGACAATGAACATAACACATTGAACTTCATCACTGAGGTATGCACATCGGGGAATCTGAGGGATTATAGGAAGAGGCATCGCCATGTGTCCATTAAGGCCTTGAAAAAATGGTCAAGGCAAGTACTTAAGGGTCTGGAGTATCTCCATACTCACGAGCCTTGCATCATTCACCGAGATCTCAACTGCAGTAACATCTTTATCAATGGAAACATCGGTCAGGTATATACTTTTTGCTCAATTTCATGAGTTTCTATTCCTCTTTTGTCCTGCCTGAATTCCTTATGATTTTTGTTGaactttttgcttttgtttggataaatgtgtTTCTCCCTTTTGCTTCTCCAAGCTTACTTGACTGTTCTAGtaccataatttatttttatttttttgttgtggaGCCATGGATTCATTTTCTGGTAAAGGTATCTTATAATTTGATCCCTAAGTGGCTGTTTCAACTGGTAGGGTTTCAACTGAGACACTTTGGTTGAGGTGTAGAAAATGAATGATaggatagaaataaaaaatttattaggttacttttgtttcaattaaaaatattttttggggtATTTCCTTGAAGTGAAGGGGGCAAATCTTGGCATAAGATATTTTTCCTCAGCTGATTGTAGAAACACCATAAATTTTCCCATGCTTCAAACAGATCATGGTTTCATCAAGGTGGaattcaaagaaacaaaaaagaaaaaattcccataattttttttctggTTGTTTTCTCTCTCTGAAGCTAATTAGAAAGACATGATAAACTTATTCCAACTTCATGATAAACATCCATAAAGAACAATGGAGTCCTACGATCCATTTGATCATGCTCCATTTCTCTCTTTTAAATTCTGAGAAGCAATTGGGAGATCTTGTTTCTTGTTCAAAAAACTTTTTAGGAACTAATTAGCTGTTGAACTGTTGAATCAAAGAGTGTCTAAGTTGACAGAATTTCAAATTCTCAGTTTGGTTTTCTTGGTCCTTATGGTTTTCGGATTTTGACATATTTCATTTGCTCCATAGGTGAAAATTGGTGATCTGGGGTTGGCAGCCATTGTGGGGAAGAACCACTTAGCACATTCAGTATTGGGAACACCAGAGTACATGGCACCAGAGCTGTACGAGGAGGATTACACTGAGATGGTGGACATCTACTCATTTGGAATGTGCTTGCTGGAGATGGTCACAATGGAGATTCCTTACAGTGAGTGCGACAACATTGCCAAGATATACAAAAAGGTGACAAGCGGAGTAGGGCCCTTAGCCATGAACAAGGTGTCAGACCCAGAAGTGAAGTTCTTCATTGAGAAATGCATAGCCCAGCCAAGGGCTAGACCTTCAGCCTCTGAGCTCCTCAATGACCCTTTCTTCTCTGAACTCAACGATGGAGATGCTACCATCATTGATGGACAAGCTATCCAGTGAAGTATCTCAACCTAAAAAGTTCCAAAAGGTAATCCTTTCTCCATCCTTCTTTCAAATGGAAATATATCCCAAAGAAATTAATGAAACCAATCATTTCTCCACCCCTCCTAATATCCCATATCCCATGTATCCAGTTCAGTTGTTGCATATCTGTAATTGGTTTCTAACAATAATCAATTCCACAAGTAGAAATTATCCAAAGTGAATTCAATGTAGACAGTAGATATTATCACTTCACTTCAGTGATCCTCCATCCGGGCTTCATCTTCATTATACCTTTTCTAGCTTTATCTTTGTGTGCCTAGATCTCCATCAAAAATAGCAATGATAAATGTCAAGTTGTGCAGTTAATATGAAGCCCCTTAGCAAGTTGGGATGAAAATTAATGCTCCATTTTGTCTGAAGGGTACAACTTGCTCAATTTGGATTAGATTCACATGCTATTTTTTACATCATAGGAACATTTTGACTGCAAGCAATACTCCATTTAGAGCCATATGATTGGCTTTTCAGaagtctattttttttattttttttatttattattatcattgaaTGGTGAAGAGtttttggatttgaaaaaaatgatcaatATAAAAGGTGAGGATTCAGTACTGAATCATGTCCTTATTGAATCTTATTCTCATTTGAACACAAAGTCACGGTACCTCTTTGGtattatagaatttttttttttaatataaaagcaataataaattgcttttaatttgtttgaaattataaCTTCAACCAAACAATCAAGAGGGTTCTTATGAAAAGTTGAGAATCTATctcaaaaaattaatggaaaaaaaaggtaaattataaaaaataggtatAATGAAAGAaggatcaaaattaaaaaattaaaaagaaaaaaaaagaaaaaaaaaggttagcaTGGATATGATGcacaaaaagaatataaaaaatgcaCAAAGTTGAAGTGATGGAGAATGAGAATTTGGTGGAAGCAAGCAAAGCCAAAAGTCCCCACTCCAAAGCGCCCGAATTTTCAGAAGCCGTGCCGTCTTGGGTGAGCacttgcttataaaaaaaaaaatcttaaaaataaaaaataaaaagcaaacaAAGCTTCATCCTCACTTCACCTCCCACGACTTGTCTtgtatttaatttgtttttttagtaatatttttcacatttctCTTTTCCCATTTTCCAAGCCTTTCCTTTTCTCAATGTCACTCTTTCTACACCAAACTTTTCAACTGCTTACCCACGCCCACAATCCATGCCTTCTTTTACGTGAATTTTGACTACAAATCCATGAAAAACTGTCGGTGACATTCAAGTTTTcgatcaaattcttttttttttcccttttttatgcTATTTAGTTTGATATTAATTATAACTCCTAGTAAGAAGTCTTGCAAAATAAATTTCTACTTAGGATCccattttaataatgaataatgtttttttatatttacaaattatttatacaattcaaatctcatttatttatataaagtcTCGTTTATTTGTATCATATataaatcttgttttttttaaaaaaaagtatttagtaatatttagaaaaacacttttgaaaatttagaaaaacactaCAAGTATATTTTAGGGAAGCACTTAGGAAatgtttagttaaaaaaaaaacatttcaaaattttttatatattcataaaatatcatttcCTATTATCCCTATTTTCCTTTCacctttcataaaaataatttttaagtttttttctttaacaataCAAAtgtttatacattttttttttgtaataaactCATTTagtttatcataatttttttttataataaatatcttTCTAAGTAAtgtactattattaaaaattatttttatacttatgctatatattatcaaaaacactattaaaattacttattcaaattcttataaaagcaatgtgaaaaaaaacaattcctctaGAAATAATGTCAAATAGGCTCTAATACTTGAAAACtataaatacttcttaaaatcattatcaaatgcacttttaattttatcatttgtaCCTTAATCTCATATATTCATTTCAGATTTGACTTTTCATTTCTAATcacccaaatataaaatttgataaatactaATTTGATACTTATAAGGTAAATTGGTAAATATAAGATCCTGATGAATTATTATGAAtcaaatttgggtttttttaaaaaaaataaaataaaatatgagtttCACTTCAATTCTAATCAACATGAACTAAAAGAATTTGAGGAATATTTTctggaattttaatttatttttgttgttataaATACCGTACTAGTGGAAAAAGCCTGGCATACAAGAATCACATGAAAGAGAATTTGAAGAGCTCACCATTTTCAACTGTCCGAGGCGAAGAAAATTTGCATCAGAATTCAACTTCTCGACACTCGAGAACGTTTTTGAAGCCTTAAAATGTGGATTTTTAGGCAACTCGTGTGCATTTGACTAATCACTAGAAAAATACTGCACTTGTATTCTGAAACCACCTCTGCTTTCTCCTTCATTCTCTTCAATTCCCACTGGTTTTTCGGTTTCTAGAACCCCTTCTACTCCTCGCATCGATCCCTGAACCGGGTTTCGACCATTTATGAGCATGAAAAGATGGAGAAATGAATTCAAAAGCTTGGGTTGAGCTTCACCTTTTAGTGACTCTAGTCTTTTGAGTTCTTTCCATGAGCTATAGCTATGGAAGTTGTAAGCCCAAAATGTAGTTCAGTGGCCTCAAGTCCTTTCTCTTCTCCAAATGTTAGTGCCCTGCTCAAGATTAAGATCATTTCATGGTGAGTGGATTGGTTCTAAGGGTCGTTTAATGTGTTGCTTGGCAAGCCTTAAAATAGATTCACATACCTGGTTTTTTCTGTGGATGTTTTTGCAGGAGCCAGGAGACTGGTCTGCCAGTGTCGGTCTGCATTCGGGTTGGAAACAGGGCCTTCAATCTGCATAAGGTAAGATGGAAATGGATTCTGAATAAAAGATTTGAACTAAATGCTTTAGGAATCGATGCTACAGTGAGTTGAATCATTGGACTTACATTCTAGTTCTCGTATGTTTTTTGATTTGCAGTGCCCATTGTTTTCGAAGAGTGGATACTTCAAGAAGAGACTGAAAGAATCAAGTGAGCTTGAGCTGCCACAAGACTTCCCTGGAGGGCCTGAAACCTTTGAGATGATTGCTCTGTTCATGTATGGTTCATCCACATTGATTGATCCGTTTAATGTTGTAGCCCTGAGATGTGCAGCAGAGTTCCTAGAAATGACAGAAGATCACTGCATTGGGAACTTGTGTGAGCGATTTGATCTCTATTTAAACCAAGTGGTCTTGCAAAGTTGGGATGACACCTTGATTGTTCTCCAAAAGTGCCAGAAACTGCTTCCCTGGTCTGAGGAGCTGCTGATTGTTAGCCGCTGCATTGAGTCTCTTGCTTTCATGGCCTGCATGGAAATTCTTGATCCAGAGAGGAGACGGGACCAGCCAGTAGTTACAGTGGAGGCTTTGGCTAATCAAACTTGGAGCACTGAAACAGTGAAGGAGATTGCCATCCAGGATCTGTGGATAAAAGATCTCATCGCCCTGCcattccaattcttcaaaaggATAATTGGGTCCTTGAGAAGGCaaggaatgaaagaaaaatatgtgaGCCCCATAATCGTTTTCTATGCAAGCAAATGGGTGCTCTCCAAGAAGACACGCCAGTTCTGGGAGAACTCTGGAGGGAAGAACAAGGACAATGACATTAATAACAAAGTTTCCATCATCCTACAAGGGGTTCTTGATCTGCTGCCCATGGGAGAAAAGGCTAGCAGGGTGATTCCTGTTGGATTTTATTTTGCATTGCTTTCTAGATCTCTTGAGGTTGGTTTAAGAAGCGACAATAAGGTAAAGCTACAAGATCAGATTGTACCTCTCTTACACTTGGCACAAGTGGAAGATCTTCTCCTTCCAAGATGTGGAACAGACTCCATTTCTTCCAGCATAGAGCTGGCTACAATGGAGaggatattttcaaattatgtaTCGGCTAACATGGATGCAAAGCATACTCCAGTAAACAACTGCATTGTTGCAGAACTATGGGATGTATATCTTTCTCAAGTAGCTCCTGATCCAAACATGGGGCCTAAAAGGTTCATGCATCTCATTGAAATTGTACTAGTATCTAGCAGACAGACCCATGATCACCTCTACAGAGCAATGAACGCCTTCTTACATGTAAGCTTTCACAAACTTCATACCTCTAGATCCAATGCTGCTTTGCTCAAGTTCAGAATCTCTCATCTGTAAGTGGCAATTTTCTGTTCTTGCAGGCACACCCAAatatatcccaagaagagaaaGGAATGGTGTGCAAGTACCTCGACTGCCAGAAACTATCACAAGAGGTATGCATTGAAGCAGTGCAAAATGAGTTGATGCCGCTGCGCTTGATTGTCCAGGCACTTTTCCTTCAGCAAATGAACACGCACCAAGCCTTCAAAGAATGCTCTGACTCATTTAGGTATGCACATTGTGGAGAATTCTCTGGGAGCCTCTCAAGCTCGAGGTATCCAAATTCCAAAAGCCAGAATCTGGGAGAGAGCCCATATATGGATGGGGAATCAGGCAGTAGACCCTTGAGCTTCTTGCTACAGAAGGATCCTGTAATGCAGAAATCTGAGTTGTCAAAGAAGGATTATGAATCCACAAGCTTCAGGATTCAGAACCTTGAACAAGAACTCATGTCATTGAAGAGAAACCTTCAGTGGCAGAGCATGTCAAAGAAAACagaacaaatttcaaacaaatcaCAGAGCTTGAAATCATATGGTTTGGATGGAAGAACACTGAGTAAGAAGAGGAACACACTTGGGCAAGCGACTGGTTGCATTGGTGCTGTGAATTTTGCTTCCCAGAGAAAGTATGCCAGTAGGCTCCTGAAGGTCTTTAGGAGGATAACCCTGtttggaagaggaaaatcaaaGAGAAAGCCAGGTGCCCCTGGCCTATGGCCCAAGTCAATGTAGCAGAATAGCCAAGGACTGAATAAATATTCCTACCTCAAATTTATTCATGTGAACAAAACACAGATAGGCAACTTATGCCTCGACCTGTGAAGACTTTATTTCAGTAACTGAAAACAGAGTATATAACAACATATATGCAAAGAAATATGAATGTACAACCATGCACACAACAGCATGAATGTATATTTGAAGGCATTTGCAATCATGACAGCACGCATCAGTGTATGTGCATATATGGGGAAAGCATTAAAAGATAGTGAAATCCATGGAAAGAAGCTCTAGGTTATGTTTTTCCCACATACACCAGTTGAATGATGCCATGGATGCTAAATGTGAAAAGTGGCCATTAACACCAACACTAGCTAGGCAGAGGCCAGAGTTGCCTCAACCCAAGGCTACAAAAATAATTCCCCACAAATGTAAATCAAACCCTTGAACACTACAATGGGTATGTGATGATAACTGATAAGTTCCTGTACATTTAAGTGTTTCATCATCTTTTATGTAACCACACAAGACATAGTCGCCAAACTATCAAATCACCCTGTTTGTAAACATAAGATCGGACTTTGTAAGAACTAGCCAAATAAGAGTAGATATAACTTTGCTAATGAATTCCAAGAATTGATGGCAGAATCAATATACAATAAATGGATCCCCCATTCTTTTGGCCAAAACAATTTGCTCCTCGACTTTTCTCTCCTTGAATTGTCAAGTGTTTAAAACTTTGCAGAGCAGTTTTACATCATATGAAGTCTTAATTCACTGTGATTCAGTTTGCCTCAGTCTAAAATCATCTTTTGCAGACATAAAAGAAGGTACTTAAGTGCCAAAGGCAATAAATCTCCATAAAGACATCA
The window above is part of the Vitis riparia cultivar Riparia Gloire de Montpellier isolate 1030 chromosome 12, EGFV_Vit.rip_1.0, whole genome shotgun sequence genome. Proteins encoded here:
- the LOC117925810 gene encoding probable serine/threonine-protein kinase WNK11, producing MPSASLNSSDHDTEPFVEVDPTGRYGRYSDLLGHGAVKKVYRAFDQEEGIEVAWNQVQLRNFSEDKSMVDRLHSEVKLLSTLKNESIIVLYSVWKDNEHNTLNFITEVCTSGNLRDYRKRHRHVSIKALKKWSRQVLKGLEYLHTHEPCIIHRDLNCSNIFINGNIGQVKIGDLGLAAIVGKNHLAHSVLGTPEYMAPELYEEDYTEMVDIYSFGMCLLEMVTMEIPYSECDNIAKIYKKVTSGVGPLAMNKVSDPEVKFFIEKCIAQPRARPSASELLNDPFFSELNDGDATIIDGQAIQ
- the LOC117926184 gene encoding BTB/POZ domain-containing protein At5g48130; this translates as MEVVSPKCSSVASSPFSSPNVSALLKIKIISWSQETGLPVSVCIRVGNRAFNLHKCPLFSKSGYFKKRLKESSELELPQDFPGGPETFEMIALFMYGSSTLIDPFNVVALRCAAEFLEMTEDHCIGNLCERFDLYLNQVVLQSWDDTLIVLQKCQKLLPWSEELLIVSRCIESLAFMACMEILDPERRRDQPVVTVEALANQTWSTETVKEIAIQDLWIKDLIALPFQFFKRIIGSLRRQGMKEKYVSPIIVFYASKWVLSKKTRQFWENSGGKNKDNDINNKVSIILQGVLDLLPMGEKASRVIPVGFYFALLSRSLEVGLRSDNKVKLQDQIVPLLHLAQVEDLLLPRCGTDSISSSIELATMERIFSNYVSANMDAKHTPVNNCIVAELWDVYLSQVAPDPNMGPKRFMHLIEIVLVSSRQTHDHLYRAMNAFLHAHPNISQEEKGMVCKYLDCQKLSQEVCIEAVQNELMPLRLIVQALFLQQMNTHQAFKECSDSFRYAHCGEFSGSLSSSRYPNSKSQNLGESPYMDGESGSRPLSFLLQKDPVMQKSELSKKDYESTSFRIQNLEQELMSLKRNLQWQSMSKKTEQISNKSQSLKSYGLDGRTLSKKRNTLGQATGCIGAVNFASQRKYASRLLKVFRRITLFGRGKSKRKPGAPGLWPKSM